In Cololabis saira isolate AMF1-May2022 chromosome 10, fColSai1.1, whole genome shotgun sequence, a single window of DNA contains:
- the LOC133452430 gene encoding ras-related protein Rab-8A-like, translating into MAKTYDYLFKLLLIGDSGVGKTCVLFRFSEDAFNSTFISTIGIDFKIRTIELDGKKIKLQIWDTAGQERFRTITTAYYRGAMGIMLVYDITNEKSFENIKNWIRNIEEHASSDVEKMVLGNKCDINDKRQVSKDRGENLALEYGIKFMETSAKANINVENAFLTLARDIKSKMDTKLEGNTPQGSTHGVKISEPQKKSSFFRCSLL; encoded by the exons ATGGCAAAAACATACGACTATTTGTTTAAATTACTGTTAATCGGGGACTCTGGTGTCGGGAAGACCTGCGTCCTGTTCAGGTTTTCGGAGGACGCCTTCAACTCGACGTTTATCTCAACAATAG GCATTGATTTCAAGATTAGGACAATAGAACTTGACGGAAAGAAGATAAAGTTACAGATATG GGACACGGCTGGCCAAGAGCGTTTCAGAACAATCACAACGGCCTATTATAGAGGAGCAATG GGCATCATGCTCGTCTATGACATCACCAATGAGAAATCCTTTGAAAATATCAAGAACTGGATAAGAAACATAGAGGAA CATGCTTCAAGTGATGTGGAGAAGATGGTTCTTGGCAACAAATGTGACATCAATGACAAGAGGCAGGTGTCCAAAGACAGGGGAGAAAAt CTTGCCTTAGAGTATGGAATCAAGTTCATGGAGACCAGTGCGAAGGCCAACATAAATGTGGAAAAT GCATTTTTGACGCTAGCGAGAGACATCAAATCAAAAATGGACACAAAATTG GAGGGCAACACACCACAGGGAAGCACACACGGAGTCAAGATCTCGGAGCCTCAGAAAAAGTCCAGCTTCTTCCGCTGCAGTCTTCTCTGA
- the cib3 gene encoding calcium and integrin-binding family member 3 — translation MGNKQTHFTGQQLDAYQDCTYFTRKEILRLFYRYRDLAPQLVPLDYTSQPDVKLPYELIGSMPELKDNPFRQRIAEVFSEDGEGNMTLDDFLDMFSVLSEMAPRDLKAYYAFKIYDFNNDDFICKSDLEKTLNKLTRNELTEEEVGMVCEKVIDEADLDNDGRLSLEDFQHMIVRAPDFLSTFHIRI, via the exons ATGGGGAATAAACAGACCCACTTTACAGGACAGCAGCTAGACGCCTATCAG GACTGTACGTATTTCACAAGGAAAGAAATTCTCAG ACTGTTCTACCGCTATCGGGATTTGGCACCGCAGCTTGTTCCTCTTGACTACACCAGCCAGCCAGATGTGAAGTTACCATATGAGCTGATTGGCAGCATGCCCGAGCTGAAG GACAACCCATTCCGCCAGAGAATCGCTGAGGTTTTTTCGGAGGACGGAGAAGGGAACATGACCCTGGACGACTTCCTGGACATGTTCTCCGTCCTCAGCGAGATGGCTCCCCGTGACCTCAAGGCCTACTACGCTTTCAAAATctatg atTTTAACAACGATGACTTCATCTGCAAATCCGACCTAGAGAAGACGCTGAACAAGCTGACCCGTAACGAGCTCACAGAGGAAGAGGTGGGGATGGTTTGTGAGAAGGTGATAGACGAGGCAGATCTGGACAACGACGGGCGTCTCTCACTCGAGGATTTCCAGCACATGATTGTCAGAGCTCCAGATTTTCTCAG CACCTTCCACATAAGGATATAA